The DNA segment AGTCAGTGGCAAAGATATGTAAAAACCACCCATTAGGGGTTGGGGTATTAGACCAGATCATTTCCACAACTGACAACTGACGACTAACAACTGACACGTGAAGTGCAATAAATGGAGTCGCGTTTCACTAATAATGATTACCTACCTTGCGGTGGTGAACGGCTGTCAATGCTTCGGATTTGGAAACGCGTCCGGCGTAGACTGTGCTGTATACTGCCCAGTGGTCGCCGCAGTCCATACGGCTGACTACTTCGCATTCCATGTATGCTAAAGCGTCGCCGAGGATGGGTGCGCCGTTTTCGGCGGGTTGGGTTTTGACTCCTTCAAAACGGTCTGCACCAGGGGCGAATCGTTTGAGGAAGTGGCGCATGAGTGGTTGATAATTGCCTTCTTCTAATACATTGAGGACGAAGCGATCGCCTACTTGCATTAGTGATTCAATTGCTCTATCTTTAGCTACGGCAATGGAAAATCCTAAGGGTTTGAAGCTGGCTTGATTTACCCAGGAGGCTAACATGGCGCTGGAAACGTCGCCTTTTTTGGCTGTGATGATATATAAGCCACCACTCAGTCTCCCTAGTGCTTTGTCTAAATCAGCACCCAAGGATTTCATTGCTTTGATGCTGCGATCGCGTGTTACCCATTGTCCCAAATCTGTGCCTGCTTCTTCACACAGTTTGTAGGTGTTTTCCGTGGGTGTTTGTTTAATGCGAATGGCGGGGAAAGCGGTTGTTAAGCCCAAGTTGCGGAATTTGCTTAATAACGGGTCTATGGGTTCATCATCGCCGCCACCAGTTTCAAATATACCTACGGCTTGTTTTTCGTTAACAGACCCTAAAATGGTGCTGAGTGCGCCTTGAATACTAGCAGCACTAGCAGCCGGAGACATCCCAATTACCAGTCCAGTACACCGCCCAACTAGTTCGCGTAGTTCTTGTAAATCTACGGCTGCACCCAAATCTACAACGTCTACACCCACACCAGTTTTCGTAATACCGTTAATAATTGCTTGGGCTAGGCGATCGCTATACCCATATTCCGAAACGTAAAATACACCTATGCTGGTTTCTGCTTTGGTTTGGTTTTGGCTCCAAGTGCGATAACGTCCGGTGAGTTCCTCAACGTTATGGTAGAGTAATGGGCCGTGACCAGTAGCGATCATTTTCACGCTTGGCAATTCTCCCATACGCTTGAGGGCAGATAGTACCGAGCGCGCATTCGGCCCCATCAGGCAATCATAATAATAATGAAAGTCTGGTTCAATGGTTTTTAAGTCTTCATCAAAGACAATATCGGAACAGTAGTGCATTCCGAAAGCGTCGCAGGTGTATAGGGTTTGGGTTTTGTGGTCAAAGCTAAAAATGGTGTCTGGCCAGTGTAAATTGGGGGCGATGACAAACTCAAATTCGTGACCGTTACCTAAATCTAAGCGATCGCCATTTTTAACAATTTTCCGCTTAAATGGTTGATGTACTAAATCTTCTAGAAACTGGATGGCAACTTTTGAGCCAACCACTGTAATTTCTGGAGCCATTTGTAACAAATCTTTGACTAAGCCACTGTGGTCTGGTTCAGTGTGGCTAATAATCAAATAATTGATCTCTGTGGGATTGATTAGCCCTGTCAGAGTATCAAAGTAAAGTTGACGAAACTTTTCATGAGACGTATCAACTAAGGCTATCTGCTCACCGCGTATGAGAAATGAGTTATATGTAGTACCGTTTTGCAGACCAAACTCAATATCAAAGCGATCGCGTTCCCAATCTAGAGAGCGAATTGCCGTAGTATCTTGAGCAATGTCCGCAGTCTGTATGGTGAGCCGTTTTTCAGTTTTCTCGGTGAGTGCTACCATAACTCTCTCCTTTACACAATGAGTATTTATTCCTCTAGTCTTATTGTGACACGGAATATTTGTAAATTTTTATTAAAAAACCTATAGATAACTTAAAAAATATAAAAAAGTGATATCACAGCAGTCTGCAAAACACATAGAAAATCAGTGGTTAGCCTTGGAAATCGGTAATTCCCGGCTACATTGGGCTTTATTCATGGGCGAATCCCTTGAGTTTACGTGGGATACAGAATATCTACCTGAGTCAGTTATACAGCAGTTAGGTAACGGTGAGACAAAATTGGAAGTGGGAAGCGAGGAAAAGGAAATTTTCTTTACTTTTTTCCCCCTTCCCCCTGCCCCCTGCCCCCTACCTCTTTTCATCGCCTCTGTTGTTCCGCAGCAAACTGTTCTTTGGGAAAATTACCTTAATGTTCGCGTAATTACTTTAGACCAGATACCGCTTAACAATATATATCCTACCTTGGGAATTGACCGGGCTTTGGCTTTGTGGGGTGCGGGGATGAGTTGGGGTTTTCCGGTGTTGGTGATTGATGCGGGGACGGCGCTAACTTTCACGGCTGCGGATGGTGGAAAAAATTTGGTTGGTGGGGCAATTTTGCCGGGGGTGGGTTTACAATTTGCGAGTTTAGGTCAACAAACTGGACAATTACCGCAAGTAGAGATGGAAGCCATCAAGTCTCTACCTCCACGTTTTGCGCTGAATACGACAGAAGCAATCCAAAGCGGTGTGATTTATACCTTAATAGCGGGAATGAGGGATTTTACGGAAGAGTGGTTGTCTCTATTTCCTGATGGGAAGGTGGCAATTAAAGGAGGCGATCGCATCTTACTATTAAACTACCTCCAAGCTCTCTATCCTGACCTAGCAGCGCGTTTAATAGTGGAACCAAACCTAATTTTTTGGGGTATGCAAACAATAGTAGCAGGTGTTGCTTAACAGAAAATTTAAGGTATTATCATCGCCAGGAAATCATATTAGCCTCTATTACGTACTAGATTGAAATTATTGTCATGTACATGAGGTTTTGAGATGTCGCTTAACGGTAAACACGCATTAGTTACCGGAGGCTCACGCGGTATCGGTAGAGCAATCACATTAAAACTAGCCGAACAAGGGGTGAAAGTAGCTATCCACTACCACAAAAATGATGAAGCGGCGAACAATACCCTAGTACAAATACGAGAACAAGGTGGAGACGGCTTTATCGTGCAAGCCGATGTTTTACAGCCTCAAGATATTAATCGGATGTTTAGTCAGGTTAAGGATAAATTTGGCAGTCTAGATATCTTTGTCAATTGTGCCAGACCAGACTTAGCAACTTTCTACAGTTCTCCCATGAAGATGACATTAGACCACTGGCGTGCGGCTATGGATTCTCAAGCGCAGGCCTTCCTATTGGGAACTCAACAAGCCGCCAATCTGATGCGAGATGGAGGCAGAATCATCGCCATCACCTATTCACCAAGTGGGCGTACTGGTAGCTGGCAGCCTTGGATGGCAATGGGAACGGCTAAAGCTGCTTTAGAATCGCTTTGTCGCTATTTTGCCGTTGCCCTTGGTTCCCGTGGTATTACTGTTAATGGAATTAGCCCTGGAGTTATCTTTGGTGAACCAAACCCCTTGGAAGGAGGAGTCTTGCGTTCTTTACCAACAGCAGCACAGGAAGCCACTCAAAATTGGCATGAGAGTGGATGGACACCCATGAGACGGGTGGGAACTCCAGATGATATTGCTAATGCAGCTATGCTCTTATGTATGCAGGAAGCTAGCTTTATTACAGGTCAAATCATTCATGTGGACGGTGGTGCTTCCATTATGGACTCGATGTGTCCTCTGGAAATTCAGCAGGGATAGGACTGGGAATTGGTGATAAACTCCCGAATTTCTCCAGCTACAAGCCCAACACAGGATTCTGGTAAGTTACTTTCAGCATGAGCAATGATCTTTAACTCTGCTTGAGGAATCAGTTTAGTATAAACCTGACTTCTAGCTAAGGCATCTGGCGTGTCTTTGCCACCTTGCAAAACTAACAC comes from the Nostoc sp. PCC 7120 = FACHB-418 genome and includes:
- a CDS encoding pantothenate kinase, with amino-acid sequence MISQQSAKHIENQWLALEIGNSRLHWALFMGESLEFTWDTEYLPESVIQQLGNGETKLEVGSEEKEIFFTFFPLPPAPCPLPLFIASVVPQQTVLWENYLNVRVITLDQIPLNNIYPTLGIDRALALWGAGMSWGFPVLVIDAGTALTFTAADGGKNLVGGAILPGVGLQFASLGQQTGQLPQVEMEAIKSLPPRFALNTTEAIQSGVIYTLIAGMRDFTEEWLSLFPDGKVAIKGGDRILLLNYLQALYPDLAARLIVEPNLIFWGMQTIVAGVA
- a CDS encoding diflavin flavoprotein codes for the protein MVALTEKTEKRLTIQTADIAQDTTAIRSLDWERDRFDIEFGLQNGTTYNSFLIRGEQIALVDTSHEKFRQLYFDTLTGLINPTEINYLIISHTEPDHSGLVKDLLQMAPEITVVGSKVAIQFLEDLVHQPFKRKIVKNGDRLDLGNGHEFEFVIAPNLHWPDTIFSFDHKTQTLYTCDAFGMHYCSDIVFDEDLKTIEPDFHYYYDCLMGPNARSVLSALKRMGELPSVKMIATGHGPLLYHNVEELTGRYRTWSQNQTKAETSIGVFYVSEYGYSDRLAQAIINGITKTGVGVDVVDLGAAVDLQELRELVGRCTGLVIGMSPAASAASIQGALSTILGSVNEKQAVGIFETGGGDDEPIDPLLSKFRNLGLTTAFPAIRIKQTPTENTYKLCEEAGTDLGQWVTRDRSIKAMKSLGADLDKALGRLSGGLYIITAKKGDVSSAMLASWVNQASFKPLGFSIAVAKDRAIESLMQVGDRFVLNVLEEGNYQPLMRHFLKRFAPGADRFEGVKTQPAENGAPILGDALAYMECEVVSRMDCGDHWAVYSTVYAGRVSKSEALTAVHHRKVGNHY
- a CDS encoding SDR family oxidoreductase; the protein is MSLNGKHALVTGGSRGIGRAITLKLAEQGVKVAIHYHKNDEAANNTLVQIREQGGDGFIVQADVLQPQDINRMFSQVKDKFGSLDIFVNCARPDLATFYSSPMKMTLDHWRAAMDSQAQAFLLGTQQAANLMRDGGRIIAITYSPSGRTGSWQPWMAMGTAKAALESLCRYFAVALGSRGITVNGISPGVIFGEPNPLEGGVLRSLPTAAQEATQNWHESGWTPMRRVGTPDDIANAAMLLCMQEASFITGQIIHVDGGASIMDSMCPLEIQQG